The DNA segment TGCCATCCCTTTCACCGTCGTGATTGAAAACATGCAGGTTTGTCATTAGCACACGGTGATACTTCTACCTCTGTCAGAATGGTTCAGGGGATTTATCAGTGCTGTCTTGTGGCTATTTGTCTCCTAGGTTTTAATTTGACCCTGATAATGAAGTGATTATGATGCTGatctttttaaaatttcattCATGGCACGTTTAGGAGGTTCTTGATGAGGAGAAAGCTGAGATGGAGATGAACCGGATGCAGGAGCGCAGCACCAGGAGCTTCAACTTTGGAGCCTATCATCCTCTTGAGACAGTAGGCTATAAACACtattttatcatattatattatattatattatattatattatattagtcTAGTCTAGTCTAGTCTAGTCAGTTATATCAAGTCAGATATTTATCAATAATTTATCAGAAGGTTTTACTTATCTTTtgcttttaaataattattgtgATCATAAATTGAATAATGATTCAGTGAATATGAACCTAAGCTGTTCCTCATCAGGAAGATCATATACAATcctaataaataatttaaatgaatgaagacaattaaaacataataaaaatattcagccctatattttcatttcacctgTAAAACAATGCCCCACCCCCAGTGAACAGCACTGAAATGAAGCCCAGGGTTTTACTGACCCCTGACCTAAGTACATGTCTTCTCATTGCATGTTTGGCTGTATTTTAATTCTACTTCCCTCACAGATCTACAGCTGGATGGACACGCTGGTGGCTCAGTACCCTCAGCTGGTCACCAAAGAGGAGATTGGGCGATCCTATGAGAACAGGCCCATGTACGTGCTCAAGGTAAGATAATAATAGTATTAACACCTCACACAACTAAAATAATTAGATTGTATTGTTTGGGactgcatgtctgtgttttttcattataacaaaTAAGTTAAAGCACAACTGAAAAATCTGATATTGGAAAGTCAATGTTGCCCACAGTCGATACAATGAAGGTGTGACTTTGACACTGTAATTTTGAGGTTCATCAGCGTCTCATCTGTGCATACGTCTATAGTGCTGGAAGGACCCATTATCCAGTATTAACTCCTGACTTTTAACCAGCTTCTTCATCCGTAGCTCATAAGGAGAGATACAAACCTGTTGCAGACATCATGCTTCATTAAAACCAATGTATATCACACAACTGCTGAAGGGAATCCAATGTCCAAGATAACAGTTCTATGGCTGCAGTAAAAAAGTGGGGTTTTAATCCaaatttactttgtgtttagttcAGCACTGGAGGCACCAAGCGTCCTGCTATCTGGATCGACACAGGAATCCACGCTAGGGAATGGGTGTCACAGGCCACCGGAGTGTGGACAGCTAACAAGGTACCACAGCAGGATGATGTTATGTTTTTGAACTGATTTGTGCTTAACAGAAGAAATACATCAGAAGAAAAAGGGCTGTACAGATACAGTTATAATATGATAAATAGAgttgaaatgatttattaatttacaaaataattacTTTTTGACAGCTgattttttgtgttattttcattaacttttattttatttatttatcttattgaCTTTcactggttccagcttctcaaatatgaggattgaacacatttaatatcgctgtgttttagttttgttggacaaaacattttttccccattttaGACAATGTATTGATTAATTGAGAAAAGTAAATAATATTTAGTGACAACCATATTAATAATTGTACTTTAATTATATGTAAGTTAATAAATCTCCTTTTTTTAGTGCATTTGACTTTATATTTCTCCTCAGTAGCTTCTTGATAATAATCTTATTTTCCTTCTCTGCTACATACACTACAGTCACATAAAATGCATAAGATATCaaagttttctttctgtttttgagaatattgttttttaaaattcagtgcCCTGTGTTCTTGCTCAGATTGCCAGTGAATACACCACAGATGcttccctcacctccctcctgAACACCATGGACATTTACATGCTGATCCTCACCAACCCTGATGGCTACGCTTACACCCACACCAACGTATGTCACCAGCACTCAATAGGAGTGTGTTAAACTTGTATAAGCTGTCATCTTTGCACTGACTTTGGTTTTTGTATAAGGTGGACATTTTGAGAGGGGTACATGATAACAATCAGAGCAATTTTTTGGACAATTGATTTTCTCAAGAAGTAGAACTTGACTTATATTGTTCTTCTTCATGTTATATTGAAATCAATATCAAATGGTGATAGATACTAACTGAAGCTGTCTGACGTACAGGACCGTATGTGGCGTAAGACCCGCTCCAGGACCTCAGGCTCTGCGTGCCGTGGAGTCGACCCCAACAGGAACTGGGATGCTGGATTTGGGGGTAAGTACAGAAAAACTTTGTGTACACTTTGTTTTGATGGTCAGCCCACAGAGAATTGATATGGTATTTGTGACATTACACtaattttaaacaatatatacaCAGATTTTCAACTCATGTAACATTTTAATAGTTAGTCATTCAATCTCAACCTGTTAAAATGTGACATATACTCTATATACTCTGTACGTGGTCTATCCAAACACTAAATTCAACTCAGAAACTATGTCATATCACTAAGCAGACAGAGAACACCCCTCTGTCCTCTTATctcttcctttttaaaaaaaaatattttaatacaaaCATACAGTCTACATTACACATATgataatatgataaaaaaaaataacatatttactACCTGGAGATGGTGTTTATACAAAAAGAAGAATATTTCTTTTGCAGACACAGTTATAGAAATCCCCTGCCACATTCCTCATCATGTTTCAGGTTAACACATGAATGCCTTGGTCTTTGATAtgaattgtttgtgttgttgttattagtTCCCTGATAATAAGAACAACCTGAGCAAAACTCATGTCGGAAGTATTTATGCTTTGCCTCATCTTACAAGGTGAAACAATGAACATTTTTGGACACGAGAGCACAGCCAGTGGCCACTTTGTTAGGAACATGTGTACAAGCTGTTGTAATCCAATACAACAGCTCTGCCACAAATGAGACCTTtgcaaatataatataagtTCAGTTTTAACGGATTGTCAGAAGAAAGGGCAGAGTATTAGAAGCATAGCTCCATGAATTCAATTATATGTATTAGAATTAGTCAGTTAGTGCTGGCAGGGATGACAATGTCAACAAAAACTCAACATTACAGGCATGATAAAATAAGACTTTATGGTAGAATGGAACCTTTTATGTAactgaattaaatgtttttgtaataGGTACGTTATGGACTGTGAAACTCCAATGGGGCCTCTTGGATCGCTCATGAAATTCTGCtgatttctccctctctgcagcacttttattcatcatgatctgtctccctctctacTCTTCCCTCCAGGTCCTGGCGCCAGTAAGAGCCCCTGCTCCGATTCCTACCACGGCCCCTCAGCTCACTCCGAGATCGAAGTAAAGAACGTGGTGAACCTGATCAAGAGCCACGGCAACTTCAAGTCCTTCATCTCCGTCCATGCCTACTCCCAGCTGCTCATGTACCCCTACGGTTATTCCTGTAGAGCCGTGCCCCATCAGCAGGAGCTGGTAAGAGAGCCGAAAATAGCAGATAGGGAGGGTCGGATCAACAAGGCTTCTAAATGAGAGGATGTAGGAtattgaaaaatgccctattcTTTTGCCCCTAGCTATAGAACTGGGGCTTACAGTTTATTTcctaattaaaatgttatatctgattcaaattcaaattagcCGCTCTGGGGTTGTTAAAATATAAACTCATCATTACTACCTATGAATAACTATCTCCTTTAAGTACGCCTGGTTCACTTTCCTCAGCCATATTCTGCTTCATGTTAACACAGTTGTACAACTGTCCGGCAGTTACTCATATATTATGAAggccttgttttttttggaataTTCAAATTGATTACCTCTGCcatggaggttttttttcactttcacattatGAGATTGGTCgtttttcaaagtgtgttttgGGGCTGACACACAAAAACGACATTAAATTCAGAGAGATGGTGGCTGCATAGTTACTGAAAGTCATTGCTACAGGAACCCATGCAGATGGGTTGGTGGTGTCTTAACACACCAATCTGATCAATAGTAAATTACAGTGCgttttgaaaacaaatcttattTGTCTGCAGTCTGAACAAAGCTTGACCAACCTTTGTGAGACAAATTTGTGGACAAATAAAAGAATGTCTACATCTACAGCCTTGCAAGTTGCCAAGGTTGTCTCATTTATCATTTTTCCATTTGACTgagtttttaataaatacataaataaaaagtataacTTCATagctttttccttctctttctgtcccACTGTTATCTGTGGTCATTTCCTCACTTCAGTATAATGTGCTGTTT comes from the Hippoglossus hippoglossus isolate fHipHip1 chromosome 6, fHipHip1.pri, whole genome shotgun sequence genome and includes:
- the cpa4 gene encoding carboxypeptidase A4; amino-acid sequence: MRGLWLVLVLVAAAAAERVFTGDQVLRVNVRSEEDLQLLRAMETQEEWELDFWLHPVSTELPVDIRVPRSSLSSVKEYLQAHAIPFTVVIENMQEVLDEEKAEMEMNRMQERSTRSFNFGAYHPLETIYSWMDTLVAQYPQLVTKEEIGRSYENRPMYVLKFSTGGTKRPAIWIDTGIHAREWVSQATGVWTANKIASEYTTDASLTSLLNTMDIYMLILTNPDGYAYTHTNDRMWRKTRSRTSGSACRGVDPNRNWDAGFGGPGASKSPCSDSYHGPSAHSEIEVKNVVNLIKSHGNFKSFISVHAYSQLLMYPYGYSCRAVPHQQELDSIGRVAVEKLAVLYGTKYKVGSICNIIYQASGGSIDWSYDVGIKYSFAFELRDTGRFGFILPANQIIPTASETWQALKYIMGYVRDHPY